The following are encoded in a window of Paenibacillus polymyxa genomic DNA:
- a CDS encoding glycoside hydrolase family 32 protein has translation MLRPDYRLHYHLMAELGWMNDPNGFIQYNGQYHLFYQHYPYKSVWGPMHWGHAVSRDLMKWDYLPIALAPDGEFDQDGCFSGSAIEQDGKLVLMYTGHVVTGPDKDQDYKQSQGIAVSEDGITFEKWEGNPVISYDAIPDTISRKDFRDPKVFRHEDQYYAVLGSNDAKGNGLVLLYRSEDLKSWTYVNVLAVSDGRFGDNWECPDLFPLGGRHVFMLSPQRMPAQGEAYRNLHSTMYGIGDFNSAAGTFTAERYAQVDHGFDFYAPQSTLDDKGRRIVIGWMDMWESEMPTQEGHHWAGAMSLSREAVIDHDRLLFRPLEEVENYRSNLFEQRDILLTGEQIMDTRGDSYELKVVFEFEAGHTDEFGLKLRVGDEEETVLSYRPDDGLFRFNRERAGIGPGGERRVPLELQEGRLELRIFVDKSSVEIFIGDGEYVLTGRVYPGMESKGIRAFANGNCTIVSFQKWDILA, from the coding sequence ATGCTTCGGCCAGATTATCGGCTGCACTACCATTTAATGGCTGAACTGGGCTGGATGAATGATCCGAACGGCTTCATTCAATATAACGGGCAATATCACTTGTTCTATCAACATTACCCGTATAAATCAGTATGGGGACCGATGCACTGGGGACATGCAGTCAGCCGCGATCTTATGAAGTGGGATTATCTACCGATCGCTTTGGCACCGGACGGTGAGTTCGACCAGGATGGCTGCTTCTCTGGCAGTGCGATTGAGCAGGACGGAAAGCTTGTCCTGATGTATACCGGGCATGTTGTAACCGGGCCTGACAAAGATCAGGATTACAAGCAGTCGCAGGGAATTGCAGTATCAGAAGACGGAATAACGTTCGAAAAGTGGGAGGGCAACCCGGTCATCAGTTATGACGCTATACCGGACACGATCAGCCGTAAAGACTTCCGTGACCCTAAGGTGTTCAGGCACGAAGATCAATATTACGCCGTTCTCGGTTCTAATGATGCCAAAGGGAACGGACTTGTACTGCTTTACCGTTCTGAAGACCTGAAAAGCTGGACGTATGTCAATGTACTAGCCGTGAGTGACGGACGCTTCGGTGATAATTGGGAGTGTCCAGATCTGTTCCCGCTCGGTGGTCGGCACGTATTTATGCTATCCCCGCAGCGCATGCCTGCACAGGGGGAGGCTTACCGCAATCTGCATTCCACCATGTACGGTATAGGTGATTTCAATTCCGCTGCCGGAACATTTACGGCAGAGCGGTATGCTCAGGTGGATCACGGATTCGATTTCTATGCCCCACAGTCAACCTTGGATGATAAAGGGCGGCGTATCGTTATCGGATGGATGGATATGTGGGAATCGGAGATGCCGACTCAGGAGGGGCACCATTGGGCTGGTGCGATGAGTCTTTCGCGGGAAGCGGTGATCGACCACGACAGATTGCTGTTCCGTCCGCTTGAAGAGGTGGAAAATTACCGATCCAATCTGTTTGAACAGCGGGATATCTTACTGACAGGTGAGCAGATTATGGACACGCGCGGAGATAGCTACGAACTGAAGGTCGTATTTGAGTTCGAGGCTGGCCATACGGATGAATTCGGCTTGAAGCTGCGGGTGGGCGACGAAGAGGAGACTGTACTCTCGTATCGTCCTGATGACGGTCTGTTCCGTTTTAACCGTGAGCGTGCCGGTATCGGACCGGGCGGAGAGAGAAGAGTGCCCTTGGAATTACAAGAGGGGCGTCTGGAGCTTCGGATTTTTGTCGATAAAAGCTCTGTGGAGATATTCATCGGCGACGGCGAATACGTTCTCACAGGAAGAGTGTATCCCGGAATGGAATCAAAAGGTATTCGTGCATTTGCGAACGGAAACTGTACGATTGTCTCGTTCCAGAAGTGGGATATCCTTGCATAG
- a CDS encoding carbohydrate ABC transporter permease gives MTRKRIASSVIKFIVLTVILILFIVPFVFLLINSFKENMAITSNPLSLPESFSTVNYMNAFDKMNYIAAFTNSLVITVLSVLFISLFAAMTAHYFVRNNTKFNQYTFMLMVASMIIPFQAIMIPLVKIYGSLDLLNSKWSLIYMYIGFGSSLAVFIYHGFVKSIPKELEEAALIDGCTRFQTFFRIVFPVLMPTTATISILNVLWIWNDFLLPSLILVDPEQRTLPLSTYNFYGTYTVDYGPLMASLVLTIFPIIIIYLFAQKYIIQGVMQGSIK, from the coding sequence ATGACAAGAAAAAGAATTGCTTCCTCCGTGATCAAATTCATTGTGCTGACAGTCATACTCATATTGTTCATCGTACCTTTCGTCTTTCTGCTGATCAATTCGTTCAAGGAAAACATGGCCATCACCTCAAATCCGTTATCGCTTCCAGAGAGCTTCAGTACGGTCAATTATATGAATGCATTTGATAAAATGAATTACATCGCTGCCTTCACCAACTCATTGGTCATAACGGTGTTAAGTGTTCTGTTTATTTCACTGTTCGCGGCGATGACGGCCCATTATTTTGTCAGAAACAACACCAAGTTCAACCAATATACATTTATGCTAATGGTTGCATCCATGATCATTCCATTCCAGGCTATCATGATTCCATTGGTGAAAATCTACGGGTCACTTGATCTGCTGAACAGCAAGTGGTCGCTGATTTACATGTATATCGGTTTTGGCAGCTCGCTGGCCGTCTTCATTTATCATGGTTTTGTAAAGAGTATTCCAAAGGAACTGGAGGAAGCGGCGCTAATTGACGGCTGCACGCGGTTTCAGACATTCTTCCGGATTGTGTTTCCGGTACTGATGCCCACGACTGCCACCATTTCCATTCTCAATGTACTGTGGATCTGGAATGATTTTCTGTTACCTTCCCTTATTCTGGTCGATCCGGAGCAAAGGACACTTCCGTTGTCCACGTACAACTTTTATGGAACCTATACAGTGGATTATGGTCCATTGATGGCAAGTTTGGTACTGACGATATTTCCGATCATTATCATCTATCTGTTCGCCCAGAAGTATATTATTCAGGGTGTTATGCAAGGCTCGATTAAATAA
- a CDS encoding carbohydrate ABC transporter permease: protein MIEEKGVWNRLRTRLLFTGPTLFAFITVMIIPFLYGIYLTFTNWDGISTTLSLVGVQNYLAVFRDIEFWKSFSLTLKYVFYTVVLINVIAFMLAYVLTKGLKGQSIFRAGFFLPNLVGGIVLGFIWQFIFNNVLVYLGQHASIQSLSTTWLADPDKAFWALVIVTVWQNAGYMMVIYIAGLTGVPNDIMEAASIDGANSWTRLRKMVLPLMVPSFIVCIFLSLQRGFMVYDVNLALTKGGPFSSTQMVSMHVYEKAFLSRDYGVGQAEAFVLFLMVALITLLQVYFSKKLEVEA from the coding sequence ATGATTGAGGAAAAAGGAGTATGGAATCGGCTGCGGACGCGGCTGCTGTTTACCGGACCAACCTTGTTTGCCTTCATAACGGTAATGATCATTCCATTTTTGTACGGCATCTATCTGACGTTCACAAACTGGGATGGTATTTCCACCACACTATCGCTGGTTGGCGTCCAAAACTATCTGGCTGTTTTTAGAGATATTGAGTTTTGGAAATCGTTCAGCTTGACGCTCAAGTATGTGTTTTATACCGTTGTTCTTATCAATGTGATCGCTTTTATGCTGGCTTATGTGCTGACAAAAGGGTTAAAAGGACAGAGTATTTTCCGGGCGGGATTTTTCCTGCCCAACCTTGTCGGCGGCATTGTGCTCGGTTTTATATGGCAGTTTATATTCAACAACGTGCTTGTCTATTTGGGACAACATGCCAGCATACAGTCGCTCAGCACGACTTGGCTGGCTGATCCCGACAAAGCGTTCTGGGCACTCGTGATTGTAACCGTGTGGCAGAACGCGGGTTACATGATGGTCATTTACATCGCAGGGTTGACTGGTGTCCCGAATGATATTATGGAGGCCGCAAGCATTGATGGGGCAAACAGCTGGACCAGACTGCGGAAAATGGTGCTGCCCTTGATGGTTCCTTCTTTCATCGTATGTATATTCTTGTCCCTGCAGCGCGGATTTATGGTCTATGACGTGAACCTTGCACTCACGAAAGGTGGGCCGTTCAGCAGTACTCAAATGGTGTCGATGCATGTGTATGAAAAGGCATTCCTTTCCCGTGATTATGGTGTGGGGCAGGCAGAAGCATTCGTATTGTTCCTGATGGTTGCTCTCATCACTCTGCTTCAGGTTTATTTTAGCAAGAAGTTGGAGGTTGAGGCGTAA
- a CDS encoding ABC transporter substrate-binding protein, producing MRKFKRVQWMVMLLLLVMVVSACSGSGGEGNSASGGGSGDSKNVKITLLNSKGEILPQLEEAAKAFQKDNPGITVEIQPVPTGGSPFERASALYASGNPPTMIMLDTGDVEKFKDRILDLSGEKWNADTVESATNATTVDGKNYAFPLAVEGYGFIYNKAVVDKAVGGSFDPTTIKTRNDLEKLFQQIETSGKKALVISSMDWSLGAHYLPLAYAGQNKDMAEVDKFMASLKAGQADLANNPVFNGLMDTFDVMMKYNIDQASPLAGTYERGPELLGKGEVGIWFMGNWAWPQINSFDTANKEYGFLPVPISNNADDYGNQEISSAVSKRIVIDKEKATPEQQEAAKKFLNWIVYEEKGQDFLVNQANIIPAFKNITLPAADPLGKSIQDYIAKGKSEQSMSMLPADHWSKTGSSMQKYLAKQGDRATLVKEIENYWKTVK from the coding sequence ATGAGGAAATTCAAAAGAGTTCAATGGATGGTAATGCTGCTCCTTTTGGTTATGGTGGTATCTGCATGCAGTGGCTCCGGAGGAGAAGGTAATTCGGCTTCTGGAGGGGGATCAGGGGATTCGAAAAATGTGAAAATTACGCTTTTGAACTCCAAAGGCGAAATCCTTCCACAGCTGGAGGAAGCCGCGAAGGCGTTCCAGAAAGACAATCCGGGCATTACTGTTGAAATCCAGCCGGTTCCGACTGGTGGATCTCCTTTTGAGCGTGCCTCTGCCTTGTATGCATCAGGAAACCCGCCGACCATGATCATGCTAGATACAGGCGATGTTGAGAAATTTAAGGACCGTATCCTCGATCTAAGCGGGGAAAAGTGGAATGCGGACACTGTTGAAAGCGCTACTAATGCTACGACAGTTGATGGTAAAAATTACGCGTTTCCACTGGCTGTTGAAGGCTACGGATTCATTTACAATAAAGCCGTTGTAGATAAAGCGGTAGGCGGAAGCTTTGATCCCACCACAATTAAAACCCGAAATGACCTTGAAAAACTGTTTCAGCAAATCGAGACATCCGGAAAGAAAGCACTGGTGATTTCATCAATGGACTGGTCCCTGGGCGCTCATTATTTGCCTCTTGCTTATGCAGGCCAGAACAAAGACATGGCTGAAGTGGACAAATTCATGGCGTCACTAAAAGCGGGCCAGGCGGACTTGGCTAATAATCCTGTATTTAACGGACTTATGGATACATTCGACGTCATGATGAAATACAATATCGATCAGGCTTCTCCGCTAGCAGGAACTTATGAACGCGGACCGGAACTGCTCGGCAAAGGTGAAGTTGGCATTTGGTTCATGGGCAACTGGGCATGGCCGCAAATCAACAGTTTTGATACCGCTAACAAAGAATATGGTTTTCTGCCTGTACCCATCAGCAACAATGCCGATGACTACGGCAATCAGGAGATTTCGTCTGCTGTATCCAAGCGCATTGTTATTGACAAGGAGAAGGCTACTCCAGAACAGCAAGAGGCGGCGAAGAAGTTCCTGAACTGGATCGTCTATGAAGAGAAAGGCCAGGATTTCCTCGTGAACCAAGCAAACATCATCCCGGCGTTCAAAAATATTACACTGCCTGCGGCCGATCCGCTGGGCAAGTCCATCCAGGATTATATCGCAAAAGGCAAGTCAGAGCAGTCGATGAGCATGCTGCCTGCCGACCACTGGTCCAAGACAGGATCTTCCATGCAAAAGTATCTGGCGAAACAGGGCGATCGAGCAACACTGGTTAAAGAAATCGAAAACTACTGGAAGACCGTAAAATAA
- a CDS encoding LacI family DNA-binding transcriptional regulator: MATIHDVALKAGVSVTTVSRVMNNRGYISETTRKKVFDAMEELNYQPNEIARSLLRKQSNIIGLIIPDVSHPFFSELANQVEFYAYQQNCKVLLCNSHMDPVKEKVYIDMLKRNRVDGIIMGSHTLEVEEYRHLNSPIVTFDRQIDPCIPYISSDNYRGGELATELLISKGCQKIAHICGNLELNMLSNERTKAFRDVVGRDGVQHVIVQTDLNVFDQKEYERIISKLVHEHPDVDGVFATSDIIAAFALKEYIRAGRHVPENVRIVGFDDVSVASWLTPELTSVRQPIADIGRLAVELIRRQAEGEQVQPVNLLPVELIERATT, encoded by the coding sequence ATGGCGACAATTCATGATGTAGCATTAAAAGCGGGCGTGTCGGTCACAACAGTATCCCGTGTAATGAACAACCGGGGATATATTAGCGAAACTACACGCAAAAAAGTGTTCGATGCAATGGAGGAACTTAATTATCAACCGAATGAAATAGCACGATCCCTATTGCGCAAGCAGTCTAATATTATTGGCCTGATTATTCCCGATGTCTCGCATCCTTTCTTCAGTGAGCTTGCCAATCAGGTTGAGTTCTATGCCTATCAGCAAAACTGCAAGGTCCTGCTGTGCAATTCCCATATGGATCCCGTGAAGGAAAAAGTGTATATCGATATGTTGAAGCGGAACCGGGTGGATGGCATCATTATGGGTAGCCATACATTAGAAGTAGAAGAGTACCGACATTTGAATTCACCGATTGTGACATTTGATAGACAGATTGACCCGTGTATTCCTTACATATCCTCGGATAATTATCGCGGAGGCGAGCTGGCTACGGAGCTGCTCATCAGCAAAGGCTGCCAGAAAATTGCGCATATATGTGGAAATCTGGAGCTGAACATGCTGTCCAATGAGCGGACCAAAGCATTCCGGGATGTCGTGGGCAGGGATGGTGTCCAGCATGTGATCGTTCAAACAGACTTGAATGTGTTCGACCAGAAGGAGTACGAGCGAATCATTTCAAAACTCGTTCATGAACATCCCGATGTTGATGGAGTGTTCGCAACAAGTGATATTATTGCGGCTTTTGCGCTGAAAGAATATATTCGAGCTGGAAGGCATGTGCCAGAGAATGTGCGCATTGTAGGCTTCGATGATGTAAGCGTTGCTTCCTGGCTGACGCCGGAACTTACATCGGTAAGACAGCCGATTGCAGACATCGGCAGACTGGCGGTCGAGCTGATCCGCAGGCAGGCGGAAGGGGAGCAGGTACAACCTGTCAATCTGCTGCCTGTTGAACTAATTGAGCGTGCAACGACCTGA
- a CDS encoding cellulase family glycosylhydrolase — MKKLGMVCKIVLILVFILPLKPVFDQHIDAWSGMPMGELHVRGNQLVNSSGKPVVLSGWHQPSGAYWTYQNSNYYLKLNGNNRHAAILAYLKDITDTFTDTRPKYGSNHGWYMNQVRLFIDRQDMGDVAAGSYNFAGLQAVTQNVIIPYINYAKTKGVYVTLGLDFTLANDQGTTQSNLDKFNQIWGYLASQPAINSADNVMFELINEPIKSYANGHWGGYPGENDFLDHWNDLRRFQNSIISTIRSKGADNVIWAAGLGYNQFYSPVAKHPLTDPLNNYGYAVHWYPGYGAYDNKDKLQSQWNSNIKAAAQAYPINVTEFTWFKTQPGDSEYWNLFNGSNDGFGKNTKSIFTAAGNVSMTAHMNGFLLESGARSSFADPTAGLKWDGDTRRQAMARFLFNWYYERAQAYPRALLQNSESATDNVPADAPTDVLTDTYINAPTDAQSE, encoded by the coding sequence TTGAAAAAATTAGGTATGGTATGTAAAATAGTTCTGATACTTGTATTCATATTGCCTTTAAAACCGGTGTTTGACCAACATATAGATGCATGGTCAGGTATGCCCATGGGAGAGCTCCATGTCAGGGGCAATCAATTGGTGAACAGCAGCGGAAAACCTGTTGTTTTGAGTGGCTGGCATCAGCCGTCGGGAGCATACTGGACCTATCAAAATAGTAATTATTATCTCAAATTGAATGGTAACAATCGTCATGCAGCAATTTTGGCTTATTTGAAGGATATCACCGACACCTTTACAGACACCAGACCGAAGTATGGAAGCAACCACGGTTGGTATATGAATCAGGTCCGATTGTTTATTGACCGCCAGGATATGGGAGATGTGGCCGCAGGGTCATACAACTTCGCCGGTTTACAGGCAGTTACACAAAATGTGATTATTCCATACATCAATTATGCGAAAACAAAGGGCGTTTATGTTACCCTTGGTCTTGATTTCACTTTAGCTAACGATCAGGGTACAACACAATCCAATTTGGACAAATTTAATCAAATCTGGGGGTATCTTGCCTCGCAGCCTGCTATTAATAGCGCGGATAACGTCATGTTTGAACTGATCAACGAGCCAATTAAGTCGTATGCGAATGGGCATTGGGGAGGCTATCCCGGTGAGAATGATTTTCTTGACCATTGGAATGATCTGAGAAGATTCCAGAACTCTATCATTTCCACGATTCGAAGTAAAGGAGCGGATAATGTCATCTGGGCTGCAGGACTTGGATACAACCAATTTTACAGCCCGGTGGCAAAACACCCGCTGACAGACCCCTTGAACAACTACGGCTATGCTGTCCACTGGTATCCAGGCTACGGAGCTTATGATAACAAGGACAAGCTGCAATCGCAATGGAATTCCAACATTAAGGCGGCAGCTCAAGCCTATCCAATAAATGTTACAGAATTTACCTGGTTCAAGACACAACCCGGCGATTCAGAGTACTGGAATTTGTTTAACGGCTCTAATGATGGATTTGGGAAAAACACGAAGTCCATTTTTACAGCAGCCGGTAATGTCAGCATGACCGCACACATGAATGGCTTTCTGCTGGAATCTGGAGCAAGGAGTTCATTTGCGGACCCAACAGCAGGGTTAAAGTGGGATGGCGATACCCGACGTCAGGCGATGGCCCGCTTCTTGTTTAACTGGTACTATGAGCGTGCACAGGCCTATCCGAGAGCACTACTCCAGAACAGTGAATCAGCAACGGATAATGTGCCTGCGGATGCACCGACTGATGTGCTTACAGATACATACATTAATGCACCGACTGACGCACAATCAGAATGA
- the bglS gene encoding beta-glucanase: MKKKSWFTLMVTGIVSLFFSVSVYAGNVFWEPLNGFNSGAWQKADGYSNGNMFNCTWRANNVNFTNDGKMKLGLTSSAYNKFDCGEYRSTNTYRYGLYEVSMKPAKNTGIVSSFFTYTGPTDGTQWDEIDIEFLGKDTTKVQFNYYTNGVGGHEKIVDLGFDASRGFHTYAFDWQPGYIKWYVDGVLKHTATTNIPSTPGKIMMNLWNGTGVDDWLGSYNGVNPLYAEYDWVKYTSN; this comes from the coding sequence ATGAAGAAGAAATCTTGGTTCACTTTAATGGTCACGGGTATTGTCTCTCTGTTTTTTTCGGTAAGCGTTTATGCGGGGAATGTTTTTTGGGAACCACTTAATGGTTTCAATTCTGGTGCATGGCAAAAGGCGGATGGATATTCCAATGGGAACATGTTTAATTGCACTTGGCGTGCTAATAATGTCAATTTTACGAACGATGGCAAAATGAAGCTTGGCTTAACAAGTTCTGCGTACAATAAATTTGACTGTGGAGAGTATCGATCGACGAACACTTACAGATACGGCTTATACGAGGTCAGCATGAAGCCTGCTAAAAATACTGGGATCGTATCTTCCTTCTTTACGTATACGGGACCTACTGATGGCACGCAATGGGATGAAATAGATATTGAATTTTTAGGCAAAGACACGACAAAAGTGCAATTCAACTATTATACAAACGGGGTCGGTGGTCACGAGAAGATTGTTGATCTGGGCTTTGATGCATCAAGAGGCTTCCACACCTATGCTTTCGATTGGCAGCCAGGGTACATTAAGTGGTATGTTGACGGGGTTTTAAAGCATACGGCAACTACAAACATACCAAGCACACCAGGCAAGATTATGATGAATTTATGGAATGGTACTGGCGTTGACGACTGGCTGGGTTCGTATAATGGAGTGAATCCGCTATACGCCGAATACGATTGGGTAAAATACACGAGCAATTAG